A single region of the Garra rufa chromosome 20, GarRuf1.0, whole genome shotgun sequence genome encodes:
- the csnk2a4 gene encoding casein kinase II subunit alpha — protein MYEILKALDFCHSMGIMHRDVKPHNIMIDHEHRKLRLIDWGLAEFYHPGQEYNIRVASRYFKGPELLIDYQMYDYSLDMWSLGCMLASMIFRKEPFFHGHDNYDQLVRIAKVLGTEDLYDCIDKYNIELEPRFNDILGRHSRKRWERFVHSENQHLVSPEALDFLDKLLRYDHQTRLTAREAMEHPYFYPVVKDQSRIAGTTVPTTNNAVSTATMITGIAALPASTALGPLTGSPILMAPSSLNTPVPAATGAAQ, from the exons ATGTATGAGATTCTGAAG GCTTTGGATTTCTGTCACAGTATGGGTATTATGCACAGAGATGTCAAACCACACAACATCATGATTGATCACGAGCACAGAAAG TTGCGCCTCATTGATTGGGGACTGGCTGAATTCTATCACCCAGGACAGGAGTACAACATCAGAGTGGCCTCTCGCTACTTTAAAGGACCAGAACTACTGATAGATTACCAG ATGTATGACTACAGTCTTGATATGTGGAGCCTTGGTTGTATGCTGGCCAGTATGATCTTTAGAAAGGAGCCATTCTTCCATGGACATGATAACTATGACCAG TTGGTGAGAATAGCTAAAGTTCTTGGAACAGAAGATCTTTATGATTGCATTGATAAATACAACATTGAACTGGAGCCTCGATTTAATGACATTCTGGGAAG ACATTCCCGTAAGCGATGGGAGCGGTTCGTTCACAGTGAAAACCAACACTTGGTCAGTCCTGAAGCTCTTGACTTTCTGGACAAGTTGTTGCGTTACGACCATCAGACCAGACTGACTGCAAGAGAGGCCATGGAGCACCCATACTTCT ACCCTGTTGTGAAAGATCAGTCTCGCATCGCAGGAACTACTGTGCCAACAACTAACAATGCAGTGAGCACTGCCACTATGATAACAG GAATAGCTGCGCTTCCAGCCTCCACAGCTCTAGGGCCCCTGACTGGTTCCCCCATTCTTATGGCTCCCAGCAGCCTAAACACTCCAGTGCCTGCAGCCACGGGGGCCGCTCAGTGA
- the slc2a10 gene encoding solute carrier family 2, facilitated glucose transporter member 10: MGCSVLVLTIIASTLGGLVFGYELGIISGALPQLQAQFYLGCVQQEAVVSALLIGSLTASVIGGWLIDRHGRRTSILLSNLLILGGTIILTASISFLALVVGRAIIGFAMSISSMSCCIFVSEMVAPERRGLMVTLYEVGITVGILLAYAVNYILSGVQTGWRYMFGFAIIPSLMQLVSIGFLPQRTGTSESLVTEDDSQQYDRLAEETSNHHPAEHVKYSVFDLFKTKDNMCRRTAIGLGLVLSQQFTGQPNVLFYASTILFSVGFQSNASAVLASMGLGIVKVIATLLAMVCSDKVGRRSLLVGGCTVLAIGLILTGFLCRQSVIDTTKQCTSLEPHSNLTSPVENQENMGNHLVNQNETTPSTGHEMHNAFGDSNIFSEDMYKWIIFVCMMAVVSAFSVSFGPMTWLVLSEIFPKEIRGRAYSFINCFNVGANLIVTFSFLSIIDVIGLSGIFFVYGVIGMAAVVFIYFVLPETKGKSLHKIDRELSQTRFLHREEFCSIFQRRHFSPGYQRVHLTSSAT; the protein is encoded by the exons ATGG GCTGTTCTGTCCTGGTGCTCACTATCATTGCATCCACTCTTGGTGGCCTAGTGTTCGGCTATGAGCTTGGAATAATATCCGGAGCTTTGCCGCAGCTTCAAGCTCAGTTCTATCTGGGTTGTGTCCAGCAGGAAGCTGTGGTTAGTGCTCTTCTGATTGGATCGTTGACAGCATCTGTGATTGGTGGCTGGCTGATTGATCGTCATGGCAGGAGGACATCCATTTTACTGAGCAATCTCCTCATTCTGGGAGGCACCATTATCCTAACTGCAAGCATATCTTTTTTAGCATTGGTGGTTGGTAGGGCCATCATTGGTTTTGCAATGAGCATTTCTTCCATGAGCTGCTGCATCTTTGTCTCTGAGATGGTTGCTCCTGAACGCAGAGGGTTGATGGTTACCCTGTATGAAGTTGGAATTACGGTTGGGATCTTGTTGGCTTATGCAGTCAACTACATCTTGTCTGGTGTCCAAACAGGATGGAGGTACATGTTTGGATTTGCTATTATACCATCCCTCATGCAGCTGGTCTCAATTGGGTTTTTACCTCAGAGAACTGGTACCTCTGAAAGCCTCGTAACAGAGGACGATAGCCAGCAATATGATCGATTAGCAGAGGAAACGTCAAATCACCATCCAGCGGAACATGTTAAATATAGTGTCTTTGACCTTTTCAAAACCAAAGACAACATGTGCAGAAGAACCGCCATTGGTCTTGGGCTGGTTCTCAGTCAACAATTCACAGGTCAGCCAAATGTCCTCTTCTATGCCTCCACCATACTTTTCTCCGTGGGATTTCAGAGCAACGCGTCTGCAGTTCTTGCGTCGATGGGTCTGGGTATAGTCAAAGTCATTGCTACTTTGTTGGCAATGGTATGTTCAGACAAGGTTGGTCGAAGATCACTTCTGGTTGGTGGATGCACAGTGCTGGCTATAGGATTGATACTTACTGGTTTCTTGTGTAGACAGTCAGTGATTGATACAACAAAACAATGCACTTCATTAGAACCACATTCAAATTTGACTTCACCGGTTGAAAATCAAGAAAACATGGGCAACCACTTGGTCAATCAAAATGAAACTACTCCATCTACTGGACATGAAATGCATAATGCTTTTGGggattcaaatattttttcagaAGACATGTATAAGTGGATTATTTTTGTCTGCATGATGGCAGTTGTGAGTGCCTTCTCAGTCAGCTTTGGACCAA TGACGTGGCTTGTGTTAAGTGAGATATTTCCAAAGGAAATCAGGGGAAGAGCCTATTCATTCATCAACTGCTTCAATGTGGGGGCCAACCTCATAGTTACCTTTTCTTTCTTGAGTATAATAG ATGTGATAGGTCTGTCTGGAATATTCTTTGTGTATGGAGTTATTGGAATGGCAGCAGTTGTGTTCATTTACTTTGTACTACCAGAGACCAAAGGAAAATCTCTTCATAAAATTGACAGAGAACTCTCTCAGACACG atTTCTTCACAGAGAGGAATTCTGCAGTATTTTCCAAAGGAGACATTTCTCTCCAGGTTATCAGAGAGTTCACTTGACAAGCTCAGCAACGTGA
- the tp53rk gene encoding EKC/KEOPS complex subunit TP53RK: protein MAHSDSVKASVPSYFKEAQMIKQGAEARVYRGTFLGRSVIIKERFPKLYRHPEVDEKLTRRRTTQEVRSILRCRRAGINAPVVYFVDYTTHCIFLEDIIHSVSVRDHIASAQASEQNPQHLQSLADKIGEILAQMHDEDVIHGDLTTSNMLLVSGAENQNIKLVLIDFGLSYISALPEDKGVDLYVLEKAFLSTHPKTETLFERLLKSYTASSKKSSAVIKKLDEVRLRGRKRSMVG from the exons ATGGCCCACTCAGATTCAGTAAAAGCGAGTGTCCCGTCGTATTTCAAAGAGGCACAGATGATTAAACAGGGCGCAGAAGCCCGTGTCTATCGAGGTACGTTTTTGGGTCGGTCCGTGATCATTAAAGAGAGATTCCCAAAATTATATCGCCACCCTGAAGTCGATGAGAAACTGACGCGCCGCAGAACCACACAAGAGGTGCGATCCATACTGCGCTGTAGGAGAGCAG GTATCAACGCACCCGTTGTTTATTTCGTTGACTACACCACTCACTGCATTTTCTTGGAGGATATTATTCACTCAGTGTCAGTAAGAGACCACATTGCATCTGCTCAAGCATCAGAACAAAACCCACAGCATCTCCAGTCTCTAGCTGACAAGATTGGTGAAATCCTGGCTCAGATGCATGATGAAGATGTCATCCATGGTGATCTCACAACCTCCAACATGCTTCTGGTCAGTGGAGCTGAAAACCAAAACATTAAGCTGGTTCTGATTGACTTTGGGTTGAGTTATATTTCGGCTCTACCAGAAGATAAAGGAGTTGACCTGTACGTGTTGGAGAAAGCTTTTCTCAGCACTCATCCCAAAACAGAGACTTTGTTTGAGAGACTTCTTAAAAGTTACACTGCTTCATCAAAAAAGTCCTCTGCAGTCATTAAGAAACTAGATGAAGTTCGGCTGAGAGGACGGAAGAGGTCTATGGTTGGATGA